The following are encoded together in the Lactuca sativa cultivar Salinas chromosome 1, Lsat_Salinas_v11, whole genome shotgun sequence genome:
- the LOC111913914 gene encoding mitogen-activated protein kinase kinase 5, translated as MLLLLFLTFSSGYKYMHIHPHHLIQTPTDIAVHSPLPPSAAPMSNQQHLDLSDFIRIGNGSWGPVYKVLHRPTATHFALKVIYGNHDDDFRRQILLQIKLLHGIDNINIVKCHDVFDRDGENIQVLLEYMNCGSLQGTHLSDESSLADLTRQILSGLHYLHRNNIAHRHIKPSNLLINSKKEVKIAISGVTRILEQTTHPCKDSVGTIAYMCPERINTDLNQGKNDGYAGDIWSMGVSILELYMGILPFEVGSPDDWASLMMAICMCPPPKAPATASTEFQDFVGRCLQRDPAKRWTAAQLLGHPFVTGEAIADISTTTTISLEGASTRIQSFDI; from the coding sequence ATGTTACTTCTTCTGTTTCTCACTTTTTCATCTGGTTATAAATACATGCATATACATCCACATCATCTAATCCAAACACCAACGGATATCGCCGTTCATAGTCCTCTCCCACCCTCCGCCGCCCCTATGTCAAACCAACAACACCTTGACTTGTCAGACTTCATCAGAATCGGAAACGGCTCCTGGGGTCCCGTCTACAAGGTCCTCCACCGCCCCACCGCCACCCACTTCGCTCTCAAGGTAATCTACGGAAACCACGATGATGATTTCCGCCGCCAGATCCTTCTTCAAATCAAGCTCCTGCATGGCATCGATAACATCAACATCGTCAAGTGTCATGACGTGTTTGATCGTGATGGTGAGAATATTCAGGTTCTTCTTGAATACATGAACTGTGGATCTCTTCAAGGCACGCACTTGTCCGACGAATCCTCTTTGGCCGACCTCACCCGTCAGATTCTCTCCGGTCTCCACTACCTCCACCGGAATAACATCGCCCATCGTCATATCAAACCTtcaaatctcttaattaattccaaaaaaGAAGTGAAGATTGCGATTTCCGGGGTTACGAGGATCTTGGAACAGACGACGCATCCTTGTAAAGATTCAGTGGGTACGATTGCTTACATGTGCCCcgaaagaataaacaccgacctGAACCAGGGAAAAAACGACGGGTACGCTGGAGATATTTGGAGCATGGGTGTGAGCATTTTAGAATTGTATATGGGGATTTTACCGTTTGAGGTAGGAAGTCCCGATGATTGGGCGAGTCTTATGATGGCGATTTGTATGTGTCCGCCACCTAAAGCGCCGGCGACTGCTTCCACAGAGTTTCAAGATTTTGTGGGACGGTGTTTGCAGAGGGATCCAGCAAAGAGATGGACAGCAGCACAGCTGTTGGGTCACCCGTTTGTTACAGGGGAAGCCATCGCAGACATATCTACGACTACAACTATTTCCCTTGAGGGTGCCTCTACTCGAATACAATCATTCGATATATAG
- the LOC111913913 gene encoding vacuolar cation/proton exchanger 3 — translation MGSSKMESTLEKIDFESDEESPLTLSQSAGAKQSFQFETSSHTSVPKFRTLRKLQFTAFHSVYVVLFKAKINVLLPFGPLAVLMHYMTGRHGWVFFFSLLGITPLAERLGYATEQLACYTGNTVGGLLNATFGNATEMIISIYALKNGMIRVVQQSLLGSILSNMLLVLGCAFFTGGIVHYPKVQRFNQTAAIVSSGLLLMAVMGILFPAVLHFTHTEVHFGKSELALSRFSSCIMLVAYASYLFFQLKSHANLYDSVDEERENDGDEPEEEEAPEITMWEAIAWLTILTLWVSVLSGYLVDAIQGASDSWNMPVSFISVILLPIVGNAAEHASAIMFAMKDKLDITLGVAIGSSTQISMFVIPFCVVVGWIMGQPMDLNFQLFETASLFITVLVVAFMLQEGTSNYFKGLMLILCYLIVAASFFVHIDNKSDDD, via the exons ATGGGATCTAGCAAGATGGAATCAACACTAGAGAAGATTGATTTTGAATCTGACGAAGAGAGCCCGTTAACTTTATCACAATCCGCAGGTGCAAAGCAATCTTTTCAATTCGAGACATCATCTCATACATCTGTCCCCAAATTCCGCACCCTCAGAAAGCTTCAATTCACCGCTTTCCATAGCGTGTATGTTGTCTTATTCAAAGCAAAGATCAATGTCTTGCTTCCCTTCGGACCTCTGGCAGTATTGATGCACTACATGACAGGACGACAT GGATGGGTTTTCTTTTTCAGCTTACTGGGAATTACACCTTTAGCTGAACGGCTAGGTTATGCAACTGA GCAGCTTGCATGTTATACAGGGAACACAGTTGGAGGTCTGCTAAATGCCACATTTGGCAATGCAACAGAAATGATTATTTCAATATATGCATTAAAAAACGGGATGATTAGGGTTGTTCAACAATCATTGTTAGGATCCATCTTATCAAACATGCTGTTAGTTCTTGGTTGTGCTTTCTTTACTGGTGGCATTGTGCATTATCCAAAAGTTCAACGTTTCAACCAG ACAGCTGCAATAGTTAGTTCAGGGCTGCTGCTGATGGCTGTAATGGGAATCCTATTTCCAGCTGTTCTTCATTTTACACATACAGAAGTTCATTTTGGGAAATCAGAATTAGCACTTTCAAGATTCAGTAGCTGTATCATGTTGGTGGCATATGCAAGCTATCTTTTCTTCCAGCTTAAGAGTCATGCTAATCTTTATGATTCTGTTGATGAGGAAAGAGAAAATGATGGTGATGAACCTGAGGAAGAAGAGGCCCCTGAAATTACTATGTGGGAAGCAATTGCTTGGCTTACCATTTTAACATTGTGGGTGTCTGTATTATCTGGATATCTTGTTGATGCCATTCAG GGTGCATCAGACTCATGGAATATGCCAGTGTCTTTTATTAGTGTAATCTTGCTTCCTATTGTTGGTAATGCTGCTGAACATGCAAGTGCCATAATGTTTGCCATGAAAGACAAGCTT GACATCACACTTGGAGTAGCAATTGGATCTTCAACTCAGATATCAATGTTTGTG atcccattttgtgtggTTGTGGGGTGGATCATGGGTCAACCAATGGACTTGAATTTTCAGCTCTTTGAAACTGCTTCTCTCTTTATCACAGTGTTAGTCGTGGCATTTATGCTACAG gAAGGAACATCAAATTACTTCAAAGGGTTGATGCTAATTCTGTGTTATCTCATTGTGGCTGCAAGTTTCTTTGTACACATTGATAATAAATCTG ATGATGACTAG